From Borrelia coriaceae:
ATTAATAACACTATCCAAACTTATTTTAGCAAAAAACATTCCTAGCTTTTTAAGTCTATTTTCATTATAATCAAGTGATATATAAAATCTTCTTCTATAGATTTTGGCACATTTAGGGTCAGGACACACTAGAACAAACTTACCGTCTCTAGATATAATGTAACTAAAAGGTAAACCATAAAAATCACGGGGTTCTCTCATGATTTTTAATTCAGAAAAGCTTATCTTGTCAATTTCCCTAGCTATCAAATTAACTATTTCTAATCTCAAATTAAAAACTACTTCATATAAAGAAATTTCTTTCTTTCCTTTTCCCGTAACAACATCATTTTTGGATTTTTTAACTTTAACAATCTTTGAAATATACCCTTTATCTACTTTAGAAATATCATTCTTATGTCCATTGAAATCACAAGATATTAATAGTAAACTGACAATTGACAAGACAAACAAATATCTCTTCATATAAATTCCCCTTGCCATTACAAATGATGATACTAAACTAAATCTACTTTAACA
This genomic window contains:
- a CDS encoding CRASP family complement regulator-acquiring lipoprotein gives rise to the protein MKRYLFVLSIVSLLLISCDFNGHKNDISKVDKGYISKIVKVKKSKNDVVTGKGKKEISLYEVVFNLRLEIVNLIAREIDKISFSELKIMREPRDFYGLPFSYIISRDGKFVLVCPDPKCAKIYRRRFYISLDYNENRLKKLGMFFAKISLDSVINLLNCIFSVVSCAYQLKLESLIENMNLKRNILMTMSIKDLNYIKSNLEWILSLREAWNDRINELINFINGNFKGTEFMLEEFNHFINQRFKFLMGEMEKVGILVDVLLKLII